A single Triticum dicoccoides isolate Atlit2015 ecotype Zavitan chromosome 2A, WEW_v2.0, whole genome shotgun sequence DNA region contains:
- the LOC119353288 gene encoding CBL-interacting protein kinase 29-like, whose protein sequence is MPSASSAVQPAAAPGDESQSQKVLLGRYELGGLLGRGASAKVYRARDLLTGRDVAIKSFPNPRAGGRDGEGSAGTAAIEREAAILARLRHRHVVRLHEILGTRKKVHFVLDLAAGGELFSLVDSDGCMTEDLARHYFLQLVSAVRYCHSRGVYHRDIKPENLLLDGDGDLKVADFGLGAVADESLHHTLCGTPAYVAPEILSKQGYHPAKVDIWSCGVVLFVLAAGYLPFNDASLINMYRKIYAGRFRCPYWFSPALRHLLRRILDPNPATRIDTDGILEHPWFRHGASGDGELEKLMRGHEEEAWFKTEFKEDMARDMTAFDILAFSPGSDLSGLFVAGPGTERVFVGEPAAAVLARVEDAGKKQGYGVRREGKGRAGPVYVEAEAGGIVAKVTVFRIADAVSVVEVVKGHGAEAAAFWSDWLEPAVKPQAV, encoded by the coding sequence ATGCCGTCCGCCTCCAgcgccgtccaacccgccgcggcgCCGGGAGACGAGTCCCAATCCCAGAAGGTCCTCCTCGGAAGGTACGAGCTGGGCGGGCTCCTCGGCCGCGGGGCGTCCGCCAAGGTGTACCGGGCCAGGGACCTCCTCACGGGCCGGGACGTGGCCATCAAGTCCTTCCCCAACCCGCGCGCCGGCGGGCGCGACGGCGAGGGCTCGGCCGGGACCGCCGCCATCGAGCGGGAGGCGGCCATCCTCGCCCGCCTGCGCCACCGCCACGTCGTGAGGCTGCACGAGATTCTCGGGACCCGCAAGAAGGTCCACTTcgtcctcgacctcgccgccggcggcgagctcttctCGCTCGTCGACTCCGACGGCTGCATGACGGAGGACCTCGCGCGGCATTACTTCCTCCAGCTCGTGTCCGCCGTCCGCTACTGCCACTCCCGCGGCGTCTACCACCGCGACATCAAGCCGGAGAATTTGCTGCtcgacggcgacggcgacctcAAGGTCGCCGACTTCGGCCTCGGCGCCGTCGCGGACGAGAGCCTCCACCACACCCTCTGCGGCACCCCGGCCTACGTCGCGCCGGAGATTCTCTCGAAGCAGGGGTACCACCCGGCCAAGGTCGACATCTGGTCCTGCGGCGTGGTGCTCTTCGTCCTCGCCGCCGGCTACCTCCCCTTCAACGACGCCAGCCTCATCAACATGTACCGCAAGATCTACGCCGGCCGGTTCCGGTGCCCGTACTGGTTCTCGCCGGCGCTGCGCCACCTGCTGCGCCGCATCCTCGACCCCAACCCGGCCACGCGCATCGACACGGACGGCATCCTGGAGCACCCCTGGTTCCGCCACGGCGCGAGCGGCGATGGCGAGCTGGAGAAGCTGATGCGCGGCCACGAGGAGGAGGCGTGGTTCAAGACGGAGTTCAAGGAGGACATGGCCCGCGACATGACCGCGTTCGACATCCTGGCCTTCTCGCCCGGCTCGGACCTCTCCGGGCTGTTCGTCGCCGGGCCGGGCACGGAGCGGGTGTTCGTGGGCGAGCCCGCCGCGGCCGTGCTGGCCCGGGTCGAGGACGCCGGGAAGAAACAGGGCTACGGCGTGAGGAGGGAAGGGAAGGGCCGCGCCGGGCCGGTGTACGTGGAGGCTGAGGCCGGCGGCATTGTCGCCAAGGTGACCGTGTTCCGGATcgccgacgcggtgtcggtggtggAGGTCGTCAAGGGCCACGGCGCGGAGGCCGCGGCGTTCTGGAGCGACTGGCTCGAGCCGGCCGTGAAGCCTCAGGCAGTGTGA
- the LOC119357610 gene encoding CBL-interacting protein kinase 29-like — MAKLAYESFVVRLRGQRSTRAVPRVHRTTDSPVEGYGIACYATLCCSLDPNPATRIETDEIMEHPWFCHDANDGGGEQEQLMRGHKEAAWFNMEFEEEMARDMTAFDILAFSPGSDLSGLSGVRPGTERVFVGEPAAVVLARVEDAGKKRGHRVRREGKNRTIPVFVEAVAGGIVAKVTVFRIAEALSVVEVVKGHDAEATTFWKDWLEPAMKPRTV, encoded by the exons ATGGCCAAGTTGGCCTACGAGAGCTTCGTCGTCCGTCTCCGCGGCCAGCGAAGCACCCGCGCCGTCCCCCGCGTGCACCGCACCACGGATTCTCCC GTGGAAGGATATGGAATCGCTTGTTATGCTACGCTTTGCTGCAGCCTCGACCCCAATCCGGCCACGCGTATTGAAACGGACGAGATCATGGAGCACCCCTGGTTCTGCCATGACGCGAACGACGGCGGAGGCGAGCAGGAGCAACTGATGCGCGGCCACAAGGAGGCGGCGTGGTTCAATATGGAGTTCGAGGAGGAGATGGCGCGGGATATGACCGCGTTCGACATCCTGGCCTTCTCACCAGGCTCGGACCTCTCCGGGTTGTCCGGTGTCAGGCCGGGCACGGAGCGGGTGTTCGTCGGCGAGCCCGCGGCGGTCGTGCTGGCCCGGGTTGAGGATGCTGGGAAGAAGCGAGGGCACCGTGTAAGGAGGGAGGGGAAGAACCGCACTATACCGGTGTTcgtggaggcggtggccggcggcaTTGTCGCCAAGGTGACTGTGTTTAGGATCGCCGAAGCGTTATCAGTGGTCGAGGTCGTGAAGGGCCATGATGCGGAGGCCACGACGTTCTGGAAGGATTGGCTAGAGCCAGCCATGAAGCCTCGAACAGTGTGA